A single genomic interval of Demequina sp. NBRC 110054 harbors:
- a CDS encoding ABC transporter ATP-binding protein — MEPALVLTGLKKTFGATVAVAGIDLEIPQGSFYGMVGPNGAGKTTTLSMATGLLTPDEGIVHVHGIDLWRRPDDAKPLLGVLPDGLHTFDRLTGAELISYAGLLRGLPAEEARRRRDDLLAALDLESAGRTLVTDYSAGMKKKVALACALVHAPRVLVLDEPFEAVDPVSAGAIRRILLTFVDDGGTVIMSSHVMALVERLCDRVAIVGSGRVLAEGTLEDVRAGRDLEDRFVELVGDVEDQRDLSWLRRS, encoded by the coding sequence GTGGAACCAGCCCTCGTCCTCACCGGACTGAAGAAGACCTTCGGCGCGACCGTGGCAGTAGCCGGGATCGATCTCGAGATCCCCCAGGGCTCGTTCTACGGGATGGTCGGCCCGAACGGCGCGGGCAAGACGACGACCCTGTCCATGGCGACGGGCCTGCTCACCCCGGACGAGGGCATCGTCCATGTGCATGGGATCGATCTGTGGCGCCGGCCCGACGACGCGAAGCCGTTGCTCGGAGTCCTCCCTGACGGCCTGCACACCTTCGACAGGCTCACCGGCGCCGAGCTGATCTCCTACGCGGGTCTCCTGCGAGGGCTTCCGGCCGAGGAGGCGCGGCGCCGCCGCGACGACCTCCTCGCGGCGCTCGATCTCGAATCCGCCGGCCGCACCCTCGTGACGGACTACTCGGCCGGCATGAAGAAGAAGGTCGCGCTCGCGTGCGCGCTCGTCCACGCGCCCCGGGTGCTCGTGCTCGACGAGCCGTTCGAGGCCGTCGACCCCGTGAGCGCCGGCGCGATCCGGCGCATCCTGCTCACCTTCGTCGACGACGGGGGCACCGTCATCATGTCCTCGCATGTCATGGCGCTCGTCGAGCGGCTGTGCGATCGCGTGGCGATCGTCGGCTCGGGTCGCGTGCTCGCGGAGGGCACGCTCGAGGACGTGCGCGCGGGCCGCGACCTCGAGGACCGCTTCGTGGAGCTCGTCGGCGATGTCGAGGACCAGAGGGACCTGTCGTGGTTGCGGCGATCCTGA
- a CDS encoding DUF3039 domain-containing protein yields MSEPNIPVEQPQGGTATIERTDTQELIEPGDAERFAHYVRKEKILESAMSGEPVIALCGKVWVPGRDPNRFPVCPACKEIIEGRFGPEDGDDS; encoded by the coding sequence ATGAGCGAGCCGAACATCCCCGTCGAGCAGCCGCAGGGCGGCACCGCGACGATCGAGCGCACCGACACGCAGGAGCTCATCGAGCCCGGCGACGCCGAGCGCTTCGCGCACTACGTGCGCAAGGAGAAGATCCTCGAGTCCGCCATGAGCGGCGAGCCGGTGATCGCGCTGTGCGGCAAGGTGTGGGTGCCCGGCCGTGACCCCAACCGCTTCCCGGTGTGCCCGGCGTGCAAGGAGATCATCGAGGGTCGCTTCGGACCCGAGGACGGCGACGACTCCTGA
- the clpS gene encoding ATP-dependent Clp protease adapter ClpS, whose protein sequence is MEFQEDLSPEGNVATRPDDAWVTIVWNDPVNLMSYVTYVFQTYFGFTRAVAEQRMREVHERGRSVVSSGSRERMEVDVQAMHSYGLWATLQRSGE, encoded by the coding sequence GTGGAATTCCAGGAGGATCTCTCGCCTGAGGGAAACGTGGCGACCAGGCCGGACGATGCTTGGGTGACGATCGTCTGGAACGATCCGGTCAATCTCATGTCGTACGTGACCTACGTCTTCCAGACCTACTTCGGCTTCACGCGCGCCGTCGCGGAGCAGCGGATGCGCGAGGTCCACGAGCGCGGGCGCTCGGTCGTCAGCTCGGGCAGCCGCGAGCGGATGGAGGTCGACGTGCAGGCGATGCACTCGTACGGACTCTGGGCGACGCTGCAGCGGAGCGGCGAGTGA
- a CDS encoding DUF2017 family protein: MRGFEHDGDRVVALMDEEERTVIARIVADVGLLLGEVRFGAEDEDDEAPEADAERELFEGLRGLDGSASAPTDPAVLRLLPNAAPDSPEISDEFRRLTEGDLRSLKIERLRTMWEQLSEDEPEWSLTLEEAGPTAAALTDVRLVLATRLGLDSDADVDLLHAEIDAGVRALDEDEEAPVDHERVWLGMLYQALSWLQETLVACLADGEEGDV, encoded by the coding sequence GTGAGGGGCTTCGAGCACGACGGCGACCGCGTCGTCGCGCTCATGGACGAGGAGGAGCGGACCGTCATCGCGCGGATCGTGGCCGACGTCGGCCTGCTCCTCGGCGAGGTCCGCTTCGGTGCGGAGGACGAGGACGACGAGGCACCCGAGGCCGATGCGGAGCGCGAGCTCTTCGAGGGACTCAGGGGCCTCGACGGATCCGCCTCGGCTCCGACCGACCCCGCGGTGCTGAGGCTGCTGCCGAATGCCGCGCCCGACTCTCCCGAGATCTCCGACGAGTTCCGACGCCTCACCGAGGGAGACCTGCGCTCTCTCAAGATCGAGCGCCTTCGCACCATGTGGGAGCAGCTCTCCGAGGACGAGCCCGAGTGGTCGCTGACACTCGAGGAGGCGGGCCCCACCGCCGCGGCCCTCACCGACGTGCGTCTCGTGCTCGCGACGCGCCTCGGGCTCGACTCCGACGCGGATGTGGACCTGCTCCACGCGGAGATCGACGCCGGCGTGCGCGCCCTCGACGAGGACGAGGAGGCCCCCGTCGATCACGAGAGGGTCTGGCTCGGCATGCTCTATCAGGCGCTCAGCTGGCTTCAGGAGACGCTCGTGGCGTGCCTCGCTGACGGGGAGGAAGGCGATGTCTGA
- the murI gene encoding glutamate racemase, with translation MSDAPIGVFDSGVGGLTVARAIMDMLPHESIHYVGDTEFGPYGPLPIHEVRQHALDIMDTLVEDGVKMLVIACNTASAAVLRDARERFSRERGVPVVEVIIPAARRAAALTKEGRVGVVGTVATVTSGAYSDALAAAPSIKVTSQACPRFVELVEAGITSGPEVIEVAEEYLAPLKEAQVDTVILGCTHYPMLAGAIGYVMGPEVTLVDSARETALDVYRGLVQAGLERSPDAVPEHRFFATGERDRFEALAQRFLGPLVGAVEPLTGSVEPRP, from the coding sequence ATGTCTGACGCGCCCATCGGGGTGTTCGACTCGGGCGTCGGCGGGCTCACCGTGGCGCGCGCGATCATGGACATGCTTCCCCATGAGTCGATCCACTACGTCGGAGACACCGAGTTCGGGCCCTACGGTCCGCTGCCGATCCACGAGGTGCGTCAGCACGCGCTCGACATCATGGACACGCTTGTCGAGGACGGCGTGAAGATGCTCGTGATCGCCTGCAACACCGCGTCCGCGGCGGTTCTGCGCGACGCCCGCGAGAGGTTCTCGCGCGAGCGCGGCGTCCCCGTCGTCGAGGTGATCATCCCCGCAGCCAGGCGCGCCGCCGCCCTGACCAAGGAGGGGCGCGTCGGCGTCGTCGGCACCGTGGCGACCGTGACGTCGGGGGCCTACTCCGACGCGCTCGCCGCGGCCCCCTCGATCAAGGTGACGAGCCAGGCCTGCCCCCGGTTCGTCGAGCTCGTGGAGGCTGGCATCACGTCCGGTCCCGAGGTCATCGAGGTGGCGGAGGAGTACCTCGCGCCCCTCAAGGAGGCGCAGGTCGACACCGTGATCCTCGGCTGCACGCACTATCCGATGCTCGCTGGCGCTATCGGCTACGTCATGGGACCCGAGGTGACGCTCGTCGACTCCGCGCGCGAGACGGCGCTCGACGTCTATCGGGGCCTGGTGCAGGCCGGGCTCGAGCGCTCGCCCGACGCGGTGCCCGAGCATCGCTTCTTCGCGACGGGGGAGCGTGACAGGTTTGAGGCTCTCGCGCAGCGCTTCCTGGGGCCGCTGGTCGGTGCGGTGGAGCCGCTGACGGGCTCGGTGGAGCCGCGGCCGTGA
- a CDS encoding MBL fold metallo-hydrolase, with protein sequence MRLVIVGASGSVPGPASAASCYLVEAEDENGRTWHVVLDLGSGAAGSLQRYLDPRELDAIAISHAHADHCADLAVMDVYLRYASPDEPVSVPVHGPFGLAGRIAEMRGVAEHSEVLPTIAWQPGVPVRIGPMTITCAAVEHPIPAYAIRVEGPSERGGDAVLAYSGDTDACEGLEAIAEGADLLLCEASFLEREDRPLGMHLTGARAGQVAERSGVGRLLLTHIPPWTEPYETVAEAAAEYSGPLGAAHAGMRVYL encoded by the coding sequence GTGAGGCTCGTGATCGTCGGCGCGTCGGGCTCGGTTCCGGGCCCGGCCTCGGCGGCGTCCTGCTACCTCGTCGAGGCCGAGGATGAGAACGGCCGCACGTGGCACGTGGTCCTCGACCTGGGATCCGGGGCGGCCGGCTCTCTGCAGCGCTACCTGGATCCGCGCGAGCTCGATGCGATCGCTATCTCGCACGCCCATGCGGACCACTGCGCGGACCTCGCGGTGATGGACGTCTACCTCCGCTACGCGAGCCCCGACGAGCCCGTCTCCGTACCCGTGCACGGCCCGTTCGGCCTTGCGGGCCGCATCGCCGAGATGCGCGGCGTCGCCGAGCACTCCGAGGTGCTGCCGACGATCGCGTGGCAGCCCGGGGTCCCGGTGCGGATCGGGCCGATGACGATCACGTGCGCCGCCGTCGAGCATCCCATCCCGGCCTACGCGATCCGCGTCGAGGGTCCGTCCGAGCGGGGAGGCGACGCCGTCCTCGCCTACTCGGGTGACACGGACGCGTGCGAGGGTCTCGAGGCGATCGCCGAGGGGGCTGACCTGCTGCTGTGCGAGGCGTCGTTCCTGGAGCGCGAGGATCGACCGCTCGGCATGCACCTCACAGGGGCGCGCGCGGGCCAGGTCGCCGAACGGTCGGGCGTCGGTCGGCTGCTGCTGACGCACATTCCGCCGTGGACCGAGCCGTACGAGACCGTCGCGGAGGCGGCCGCGGAGTACTCCGGGCCGCTCGGCGCTGCGCACGCCGGCATGCGGGTGTATCTGTAG
- the rph gene encoding ribonuclease PH codes for MTSRADGRRPDQLRPVSLERGFQTNAEGSCMVTFGGTRVLCSASFTVGVPRWKKGSGEGWVTAEYAMLPRATNTRNDRESVRGKIGGRTMEISRLIGRSLRAVVDVKELGENTIVLDCDVIDADGGTRTAAITGAYVALADAIAWGRANRAIALDAKPLTGSVSAISVGIIDGTPMLDLPYVEDVRAETDMNVVMTGDGGFVEVQGTAEGKPFSKAELDELLALATAGNAELARIQRDALAAED; via the coding sequence ATGACCTCACGCGCCGATGGCCGCCGCCCAGACCAGCTCCGACCCGTCTCGCTCGAGCGAGGCTTCCAGACGAACGCCGAGGGCTCCTGCATGGTGACCTTCGGGGGCACCCGGGTGCTCTGCTCCGCATCGTTCACCGTCGGTGTTCCGCGCTGGAAGAAGGGCTCGGGCGAGGGGTGGGTGACCGCCGAGTACGCGATGCTTCCGCGCGCGACCAACACCCGCAACGACCGCGAGAGTGTCCGCGGCAAGATCGGCGGCCGGACCATGGAGATCTCGCGCCTGATCGGTCGCTCGCTCCGTGCGGTCGTCGACGTCAAGGAGCTCGGTGAGAACACCATCGTCCTCGACTGCGACGTGATCGACGCCGACGGCGGCACGCGCACCGCGGCGATCACCGGCGCGTACGTCGCTTTGGCCGACGCGATCGCCTGGGGGCGCGCCAACCGGGCGATCGCCCTCGACGCGAAGCCGCTCACCGGCTCGGTGTCCGCGATCTCCGTCGGGATCATCGACGGCACGCCGATGCTCGACCTTCCCTACGTCGAGGACGTCCGCGCCGAGACCGACATGAACGTCGTCATGACCGGTGACGGAGGCTTCGTCGAGGTCCAGGGCACCGCCGAGGGCAAGCCGTTCAGCAAGGCCGAGCTCGACGAGCTGCTGGCTCTCGCGACCGCTGGCAACGCCGAGCTCGCGCGGATCCAGCGCGACGCGCTCGCTGCGGAGGACTGA
- the rdgB gene encoding RdgB/HAM1 family non-canonical purine NTP pyrophosphatase: MAEDVRPIVAFATHNAHKIDEVYDILRERVPGLERGHLLSAADADAPAPVECGISYQENALIKARALAERTGLPAIADDSGLSVDVMGGAPGIFSALWSGRHGDDRANLELLLAQMEDIPDANRQAAFVCAAVMVQPDGREIVEMGIMGGRLTREPAGAAGFGYDPIFVASGQCVTNAELEPDVKNAISHRGGAFRALAPHVAALLPRR; encoded by the coding sequence ATGGCCGAGGACGTCCGCCCGATCGTCGCCTTCGCGACGCACAACGCCCACAAGATCGACGAGGTCTACGACATCCTGCGCGAGCGCGTGCCTGGCCTCGAGCGCGGACATCTGCTCAGCGCGGCCGACGCCGACGCGCCCGCCCCTGTCGAGTGCGGGATCTCGTATCAGGAGAACGCGCTGATCAAGGCGCGCGCGCTCGCCGAGCGCACGGGGCTGCCCGCGATCGCGGACGACTCGGGCCTGAGCGTCGATGTCATGGGCGGAGCGCCCGGGATCTTCTCCGCGCTCTGGAGCGGCCGTCACGGCGACGACCGCGCGAACCTCGAGCTTCTGCTCGCGCAGATGGAGGACATCCCCGACGCGAACCGCCAGGCGGCATTCGTCTGCGCCGCGGTCATGGTCCAGCCCGACGGCCGCGAGATCGTCGAGATGGGCATCATGGGCGGCCGGCTCACGCGCGAGCCCGCGGGCGCGGCAGGGTTCGGCTACGACCCGATCTTCGTCGCGTCGGGCCAGTGCGTCACCAACGCTGAGCTCGAGCCCGACGTCAAGAACGCGATCTCACACCGCGGCGGCGCCTTCCGCGCCCTCGCGCCGCACGTCGCGGCACTCTTGCCGCGCAGATAG
- a CDS encoding NUDIX hydrolase family protein: MTDMAELPPEPSGWLSDRELNHVRGELPLLYVNAVPVRNSPTGELTHVGLLLRADDGVISRAIVAGRVMYHETVRDALLRNLEKDLGPVALPRLPISPTPFAVAEYFPTPGVTAFHDSRQHAVALAFIVPVDGDCEPSQNALDIAWLTPEEAASEEITQDMMGGQDVLLRQALAHCGVLR; the protein is encoded by the coding sequence ATGACGGACATGGCCGAACTGCCCCCCGAGCCGTCGGGCTGGCTCAGCGACAGAGAACTGAACCACGTCCGAGGCGAGCTCCCTTTGCTCTACGTCAACGCAGTACCCGTGCGAAACAGTCCCACGGGCGAGCTCACGCACGTGGGACTGCTCCTGCGGGCCGACGACGGAGTGATCTCCCGCGCGATCGTCGCGGGCCGCGTGATGTACCACGAGACCGTCCGCGACGCGCTGCTGCGCAACCTCGAGAAGGACCTCGGCCCGGTCGCGCTGCCCCGCCTGCCGATCAGCCCCACGCCGTTCGCGGTCGCCGAGTACTTCCCGACCCCGGGCGTCACGGCCTTCCACGACTCGCGTCAGCACGCGGTCGCGCTCGCCTTCATCGTGCCAGTGGACGGCGACTGCGAGCCGAGCCAGAACGCGCTCGACATCGCGTGGCTGACCCCGGAGGAGGCCGCCTCGGAGGAGATCACGCAGGACATGATGGGCGGCCAGGACGTGCTGCTGCGGCAGGCGCTCGCCCACTGCGGCGTGCTGCGCTGA
- the trxA gene encoding thioredoxin, with translation MATVNLTTDTFDETVSKDGIVLVDFWADWCGPCKRFAPIFEKSSEEHGDVVHAKVDTEAHQELSIKYGITAIPTLMAFRDGIMVFNQAGALPGPALEQLVGAVEGLDMEEVRQKIAEHESNA, from the coding sequence ATGGCTACCGTCAACCTGACCACTGACACCTTCGACGAGACCGTCTCCAAGGACGGCATCGTCCTCGTCGACTTCTGGGCCGACTGGTGCGGTCCGTGCAAGCGCTTCGCGCCGATCTTCGAGAAGTCCTCCGAGGAGCACGGCGACGTCGTGCACGCCAAGGTGGACACCGAGGCCCACCAGGAGCTGAGCATCAAGTACGGGATCACCGCGATCCCGACGCTGATGGCCTTCCGCGACGGCATCATGGTCTTCAACCAGGCCGGTGCGCTTCCCGGCCCCGCGCTCGAGCAGCTCGTGGGCGCGGTCGAGGGGCTCGACATGGAAGAGGTCCGTCAGAAGATCGCCGAGCACGAGTCGAACGCCTGA
- a CDS encoding EAL domain-containing protein encodes MLTTSGYDARWTTLLDDAIAGVGVGVHVQPVVDLTNGDVVAYETLARFSHEDAGGVSPDVWFRRARSHGLAAPLQATVLRTALGLLPTLPEGALLGLNVEPDTIAHPEVRAALLDHADLSSVVVELTERGSWSWEEIGTTIEEIKARGARTAIDDAGAGYAVIHQIAKLQPHALKLDRVIVDGVSQDVGRQALVSMIVGMATRAGANVVAEGVEHLVDAQRLIAAGVTYAQGYLFAAPGEPWPQPDTESLRVLAAAAEQ; translated from the coding sequence ATGCTGACGACGTCGGGCTACGACGCGCGCTGGACCACGCTTCTCGACGATGCGATCGCGGGGGTGGGCGTGGGGGTCCACGTCCAGCCCGTCGTGGATCTCACGAACGGAGACGTGGTCGCGTACGAGACGCTCGCGCGCTTCAGCCACGAGGACGCCGGCGGTGTCAGCCCCGATGTGTGGTTCCGTCGCGCGCGCTCGCACGGCCTCGCCGCGCCCCTCCAGGCCACCGTGCTGCGCACCGCGCTCGGCCTGCTCCCGACCCTGCCCGAGGGGGCGCTCCTCGGCCTGAACGTCGAGCCCGACACGATCGCCCACCCAGAGGTGCGAGCGGCGCTCCTCGACCACGCGGACCTGTCGAGCGTGGTGGTCGAGCTCACCGAGCGCGGCTCATGGTCGTGGGAGGAGATCGGGACGACCATCGAGGAGATCAAGGCGCGCGGCGCACGCACCGCCATCGACGACGCGGGGGCCGGCTATGCGGTGATCCACCAGATCGCCAAGCTGCAGCCCCACGCGCTCAAGCTCGACCGCGTGATCGTCGACGGCGTCTCTCAGGATGTGGGTCGGCAGGCGCTCGTGTCGATGATCGTCGGGATGGCGACCCGCGCGGGCGCGAACGTGGTGGCCGAGGGCGTCGAGCACCTGGTCGACGCGCAGCGCCTCATCGCGGCGGGCGTCACCTATGCGCAGGGGTACTTGTTTGCGGCGCCCGGCGAGCCGTGGCCGCAGCCGGACACGGAGAGTCTGCGCGTCCTGGCTGCGGCGGCGGAGCAGTAG
- a CDS encoding peroxiredoxin, whose translation MSDNRLTKGQAAPDFTAATDTGTFTLSDHRGEHVILYFYPAAMTPGCTTEACDFRDSLDALNAAGYTVVGISKDSPGKLAEFREKEGLTFTLVSDEDKSVQEAYAAWGEKNNYGRKVVGSIRSTVVVDPEGAVELAQYNVKATGHVAKLRRDLKID comes from the coding sequence ATGAGCGACAACCGACTGACCAAGGGCCAGGCCGCACCCGACTTCACCGCGGCGACCGACACGGGCACGTTCACGCTGTCCGACCACCGCGGCGAGCACGTCATCCTGTACTTCTACCCCGCCGCGATGACCCCCGGCTGCACCACGGAGGCCTGCGACTTCCGCGACTCCCTCGACGCTCTGAACGCCGCGGGCTACACCGTGGTCGGCATCTCGAAGGACTCGCCGGGCAAGCTTGCGGAGTTCCGCGAGAAGGAGGGCCTCACCTTCACGCTCGTGTCCGACGAGGACAAGTCCGTCCAGGAGGCGTACGCGGCCTGGGGCGAGAAGAACAACTACGGCCGCAAGGTCGTCGGCAGCATCCGCTCCACCGTGGTCGTGGACCCCGAGGGCGCCGTCGAGCTCGCGCAGTACAACGTCAAGGCCACTGGCCACGTCGCGAAGCTGCGCCGCGACCTCAAGATCGACTGA